One part of the Salmo salar chromosome ssa28, Ssal_v3.1, whole genome shotgun sequence genome encodes these proteins:
- the LOC106589203 gene encoding cell death-inducing p53-target protein 1 homolog, protein MLPSILFLNQWSNTETTETRMEMEESFSAQDPEFLSSAGSGVDWQPDTEQVETISEDSEQISKEAESVSSEPNQVSADLGRVSSQLAFITFRRQLLHNRRIMLLKMQQFRNKRKDREALSPTVSFPEESEPTELQAIEQELQDLVDREQELLQIQTDIGPDHTPLSDYTEKLMAPYQGVYVLPSNTPENMTQYTQQATPPAAPEAIVEVEKLNSDPAIVQCPICEQVVTTETYRKIGGAAWMLCLVSGMLGCVAGCCLIPFCLDNLKDVRHRCPECHGNIYTAERM, encoded by the exons ATGCTACCAAGCATTCTCTTCTTAAATCAATGGAGCAACACTGAAACTACTGAAACTAGAATGGAAATGGAGGAGAGTTTTTCTGCTCAGGACCCAGAGTTCCTTTCATCAGCTGGATCAGGGGTAGACTGGCAGCCTGACACAGAGCAGGTAGAGACAATCTCTGAAGACTCAGAGCAGATCTCCAAAGAGGCTGAGAGCGTCTCCTCTGAGCCCAACCAGGTCTCCGCAGACCTGGGTAGGGTGTCCTCTCAGCTGGCCTTCATCACCTTCCGGAGGCAGCTCCTCCACAACCGGCGGATCATGCTGCTGAAGATGCAGCAGTTCAGAAATAAGAGAAAAGACAGGGAAG CTCTGTCCCCTACAGTCTCTTTCCCAGAGGAGTCCGAGCCTACAGAGCTGCAGGCCATAGAACAGGAGCTACAGGATCTGGTGGATCGAGAACAGGagctactacagatacagacagacattgGACCTGATCACACCCCACTGTCAG ACTATACAGAGAAACTCATGGCCCCCTATCAAGGAGTGTATGTCCTACCGAGTAACACACCAGAGAACATGACACAATATACACAACAGGCTACACCTCCTGCTGcgccag aggcCATAGTGGAGGTGGAGAAACTCAACAGTGACCCAGCGATCGTCCAATGCCCTATCTGCGAGCAGGTCGTCACCACGGAAACGTATCGCAAAATAGGCGGGGCAGCCTGGATGCTATGCCTCGTGTCAGGCATGTTAGG GTGTGTGGCTGGGTGCTGTCTCATCCCATTCTGCTTGGACAACCTAAAGGACGTCAGACATCGATGCCCTGAGTGTCACGGCAACATCTACACCGCAGAACGGATGTGA